TGGGTTTATTAATCCAGGTAGTTTGATTTGTCGCCGATCGGTTTTTGAAAAGGTGGGAACATTTGATGAATCTCTGGAGAAAGGAGAAGAGATCGACTGGTTTTTAAGAGCCTGGAAAAAGAAGATTGTAAAAGCCAAATCACACCAAATTACTCTTCTACATCGGCAACAGGATTCGCAAGTATTCACTGAATTAATCAGTTTAATTCAAGCTCAATTTCAAAAAACGATCAAAAAATATATTGATCGGCAAAAAGAAGGAATTGAGTACTCAACTGGAGATTGGCAAGATCCAGCTAGTTTATATCAGTATATTGGTAACCCCTATGAAGAATTAATAATTAACTTCCAGCCTTTTACAATTATTTCCGATGATTGTTGGGGGGCTGGACCTTATTTCGATTTCAGAACAGAATTTCATAGTCCTTTCATTGGCATTCGGATCGAAGCTCCATGCTATCTAGAATTGTTGAAAGACCTGCGAGGATATATTGAATCACCTCTCGTTTTTACCAATACTTCAAAATATGAAGGAATTAACTCCTGGAGAGAGAACAATCAAATAAGTTTTCCCATTGCCCGCCTGAAAGACAAGGTGGAGTTACTATTCATGCATGAATCGGATGAGGAGATTTGTAGACAAAAGTGGGAAAGACGGGTGAAGCGAATTAATTGGGATAATCTGTTTATCAAATTTAGAGAAGATGGTTTGAATTTTCGAGAAGAGTATTTCGCGGAATTCGATCGACTTCAATATGAATACAAAATCTGTTTTACCCAAAAAGATTACCCGGAATTCGATTGGGCGATTTCTGCTCTGGGTTACTTCAAAAGTCTTGAAGAGAGGACTCATATATATCCTTCTACAAAAATGTATTTTAATGTAATCGCTTGGCTGCAAAAAATACATGGCTCAAATGTCTCGGCGTATAAAGTTCAGCAGAAAGCCATCAACCACTTGACTGAAGACAATCGCTCCTCATTTTTTGAGACGCTGCATACCTGGTTCTGTCAGATAGCTCAGGCAATCGGCACGGTCGATCGCTTCTTTTCCATCGGGGGATATACCGTCCGGTTGAGCTTTACCAGCAAGATCATGGCGGCTCAAATGACCCAGGCGATCGCCCATCTAGACACTACACCCACTGAACATCCAGCGCTAACGATTTACCTTTGGGATAATGCCACGACCCAAACCCATCTACCTGGATTGATTCCTGATTTCATGCGGACATTTCAATGGTACGAATATCTAGATGCTCGTCAAAATGTGGAGCCTTTGTGTAGCGATCGCTTCCAGATGCATTTCAAACTGGGTGCGAATATCTTTAGCGCCCTGGATATGCAGCAAAACCAGGCGCTGTATTGGATTGATGATGCAAGTCGAATACCCTACGAGGAGAGAGGTTCACCCTTACAAACCATTCTGAGTTGGTGGACGAGCAGACAGCAACGGCAGTACGTTTACGCCGCAGCCGTGGGAACCGCGACAGGAGGGGTTTTGCTGGCTGCGCCAGGGCGGTCAGGCAAATCTACTGCTGCCCTTTCCTGCCTGAATTCGCCGTTAATCTATGCCAGTGATGATTACTGCCTGGTGGCAACCGACCCAATTCCCTACGTTTATAGCCTTTATAACAGTGCCAAACTGAAAGGGTTAAAGGATTTAGAGCCTTTCCCTGAACTGATCCCTCTGGTTAGTAATGGCGATCGCCTGCATGAAGAAAAAGCCATGATTTTCTTGAACCAGTACTTTTCTGAAAAAGTAGTTTCGGGCTTTCCACTGCGTGCCATTCTGGTGCCCAAAATTACAGGAGAACGGGATACCCGATTGAGCAAATCGACGGCGATCGCTGCCCTCAAAGCTTTGGCTCCCAGTACGTTGTTTCAACTGTCGGGCACGGGAGAAAGCTCATTTCAAATGATGTCTACTCTAGTCAAACAAATCCCTTGTTACACATTAGAATTGGGAACTGATATTTCTCAAATCCCTCAAGTCATTCTGGAGTTTCTAGCCAGAGCAGAACATCCTTTACCGATTTGCTCCTAAATTACAACCTTCGTCGATCGTGCTTGAAGTAAATCTTTCATTCAGAAACAACGATGTCAAAATATAGAGAAAGAGCATTAAAACTATTTCAAAAGCCGCATTTCTACAACGAAACTTTGAATGACAAATGGATTGTAGAGTGTATTTTCCCGGGTAAACGAGATGGCTATTTTTTGGAGGTTGGGGCTGCCAATGGTAAAGAGGCCAGTAGTTGTTATGTTTTAGAATCACGACTGGGATGGACAGGAATTTGTGTAGAGCCTAATGGTGATTTTTTTCAACAGCTTGTGAAGAATCGTCCCAGCAGTATTTGCGAAAATGTCTGTTTATCCGATCAAAACGAACAGGTTATTTTCATTGAAGGAAACGGCGATCCTGCAAGTCCTTATCTGAGTGGAATCAAGTCAAACCTGGAGCAATTTAAACCTCACAGCGAAGATGTAATTGCGCAGGGTAGAGCCGTCATGAAACAGGCAATTACGCTGGAGGCGTTGCTGAATCAGCATAATGCTCCTAGTGTCATCGATTATGCTGCATTCGATATCGAAGGGAGTGAATTTGAAGTACTCAAAGGATTTCCATTTAGCAGGTATCAGTTTTTAGCTCTTACCCTAGAGTGTGATCGATCGATTTGGGAGCCAATCACCCATTTGCTCACTTCCAATGGTTATCGAGAGGTCACTAATCCGTTCAATCCTCACATGAAATGGGAACGATATTGGCTGCACGAAAGTATGAGTTAAAAAATACACGTTCGATCAAATGGATATAAAATTCTTTATTTTATTAATTTTATGTTGAAGCACAATGAGTTGATTGGTGAGTAGGAATATCTATTATGCATCAGGGAAATCAAATGTCAGGCAATTCAGTGCTGTTCCAACTTTTTAACCTCCAACTTGAAGCTTTTATCGATCAAATTAAATACTCAACCGATCATACAAAAATTCACCTTTCCATTCAAAAAGCATTTAGCACTTACTTCTGCCCTTGCTGTGAGAGTCAGGTACACGAGTGGCTGGACTGGAGTTCCTCTTATCGCAAGGTTGAATGTCCCTATTGCAAATTGCATCCTAGACAGCGTCTTTTCTGGTTACATTTAAACCAGCATCCAGAGCTTTTGCAAGGTCGCTTAAAAATCCTACATTTTGCACCTGAGTTTGTTTTCCGAGAACGCTTCTCCATTATGCCAAATTTGGAGTATATCACGGCTGATCTGAACGATCCCGCCGTTGATATTAGGATAGACATTACAAATATCCCCTATCCAGACAACACATTTAATGTCATTCTATGCAGCCATGTACTGGAACATGTGCCGGACGATCGCCAAGCCATGAGCGAGTTATGGAGAGTTTTGAAGCCCGGTGGATGGGCATTTTTACAGGTGCCCATTGACTCTTCCTTGACAGAAACGTTTGAAGATCCGACGATTACATTACCTAGCGATCGCCTCTGCCATTATGGCCAGGAAGATCATGTTCGTATGTACGGACTAGATTATCCAGATCGGCTGGAAGCAGCAGGTTTTATCGTCAATATTGAAGATGTTCACCAGAGGCTGAGCGAGGCAGAACAACTCAAGTATGGAGTGTTGGCTCATCCAGAGAAACTATACTTCGGTTTGAAGTCTATTAATTCCGTTTGATCGCTCGTGGCTTTCCAGAAAATTTATCCAGATGCTTTGTTATGGTAACCCTCCCGCTCGTCACTGTTATTCTTCCGGTCTATAATGGGGAGAAGTTTTTGGCTGAAGCGATTCAAAATATCAAAGAGCAAAACTATCAGTCGCTTGAAATCATCGTTATTGATGATGGCTCTACGGATAAAACTGCCGAGGTTGCTGCCCAATTTCATGATGAAATTCGTTATGTTTATCAGTCGAACCAGGGGCCTGCTGCTGCACGTAACCAGGGATCTAAACTTGCTCAAGGAGAGGTAATTACGTTTCTAGATGTCGACGATCTGTGGGCTGATAATATGTTGCTTGACTTCACAGATTACTTAATTACCCACCCCGATGTTGAAATCGTGCAGGGGTTGATCCAGCAAATGCAGCTTGATGAAAAGACTACCGATGAGGATGCACCCGTATTCAAGCCAGTCTTTCAACCTTATCAATTCATCAATCTTGGGAGTGCCCTCTACCGTAAATCGGCATTTGATAAAGTGGGTTTATTCGACCTAACCCTGCGAGACAGCGATGATACAGACTGGTTTGTCAGAGCCTGGGAGCAGAATATTACCAAAGTAGTAATTCCTAAAACCGTATTGTTTTACCGCAAACACGATCGCAATATCACGCGAAAACAGGATTCGGGACCTTTTAGCTTGATTAAGCTTTACAAACGACATATCGATCGCGTGCAGACTCAAGGAATCCAAAACCCATCTCCAGTAATATCTTTATCTAACTACTGTGGTCAGTCACCGGACTGAATTCTCATGACATTAAGTAGCGAAAATGAGCCATTTAAAAAGTCTGCTGGTGAGTGTGATTATTCCGATTTATAACGGAGAGATGTTTTTGGCAGAGGCAATTCAAAGTCTGAAACGTCAGAATTATCAACCGCTTGAAATCATCGTCATTGATGATGGCTCTACGGATAAAACTGCTGAAATTGCCGCCCAGTTTCATCCTGAGATTCGCTATGTTTATCAGTCCAACCAAGGACCATCTGCTGCTCGTAATCACGGAATCAAACTTGCCGAAGGAGAAGTGATTGCTTTTCTGGATGTTGATGATCTATGGGCAGATGACGTGCTGCTTGATTTCACAGACTATTTAATCGCTCATCCAGATGTTGAAATTGTTCAGGGGCTGATCCAGCAAATGCAGCGTGAGATAGTTAACCCGCAGGAAAACTCCTACACATTCAAACCAAATTTTCAGCCCTACCAGTTCATCAATCTGGGCAGCGCGCTCTATCGTAAATCCGTATTTGATAAAGTCGGTTTATTTGACCTGGCACTACGTGACAACGAAGACACCGACTGGTTTATGCGAGCGTGGGAACAAAATATCAATAAGGTGGTGATCCCAAGAGTCATGCTATTTTACCGCAAACACGATGGCAACATGACCTTGAAACAAACGGATCTGGTTCATTTTGGAGTCATCAAAATTTATAAACGTCATATCGATCGAATGCGCTCTCAGGAAACACCAGGCCTCTCTCCAAGCATGAGTTGGTATGCCTATTTAGGTCAGTCACCTACTTAGGAGATTTCCAGAAAAGACTTTATAGATGAATTCGTTGATACACTTCGCTTGTTTGCAAGTTTTTGATGAAATACTCCGCAGACAGCTTTTGCCGAGTTGAACAAGATTTGAGATACTGATGAGTTTTATGAATTAATTCGATATCCATTACTTTCTCTACTGCTTCCGTCAACGTGTTGAAATAAAGGGGGTAATCTTCTCCCAGGTATTCCACCACAGGGGGTAACGGGTTGACCAGAAGCGGTGTCGCTCTAGCAATGCACTCGATGATTGCGTTGTTGGCACTTGCGTCATATAAGTAGATGAATCCAATATTCTGCGATAGAAGTTCATCGTACTCTTGATTCGATACGTGAGTTAGCTCTTGAGTGTTTTCAAAAAACACTGGATCGAGAATAATTTGTTCCACTTCAATTTGTTTAGCAACTAGTCTTTCCAATTGAGCTTTTGCATTGGGTGCAAAAGCTGCATTGAGTTTAACTTTCTGATATCCAAGGGGATTATTTCTGGCGATCGGCAGTTGATAGATTGCAACCAGCTTACGGAGCCACCAACCTAACTGAATAATCTTTTTACTTGGATTGGCGATAAAGCGATCGTAATCAAACTGCAATTCAGGAATTTCTGTGGGATGAATTAATGCAGAAACGGGTTTATCAATTCTTTGTCTGAGCCATTGGGCATAATATTCAGATAGTGTAAATAACCCTACACAAGATTGCAGACTCTGCTGCCAGTTATCTTTGCTGAATAGAGCCTGGGGGGAGTTGTCATAGAAAAACCAGGTGGGCATAGCAGGAGGATTATGCAGAAAACCAACCCAGGGCTGGGTATAAGGTTCTCTTACCTGCTTTAACTGGCGCTCTTGCCAAATGAAAGTATCTTCCAAAAAACCGTCCAACAAAACTCCCTGACTATTATGCAATGACCTCAAAGCGTGAATGGCAAAGTTCCAACCACAGCGATGAGCAACCAGTGCCTTCTGCCCAATCAGGTTGAGTTTGCCGTCAGGATTCTCATGAAGCAAGCTACCAGACTGACTGGAATTTGCCCGTGACTGGAACCAGCTTTGTTGCTGCTGTGCGTATTCAAGGTGGACAGCAGCTTGTAGATGGTCGGGTTGCAACTCCAGGACTTTTTGAAACCCTGCGATCGCCCGTTCAAACTTCCTCTTGGATAACCAGACACAGGCCAGTTTGAAGTTAGTATCTGCCTGTTCAGGATCGGGCATAGAGGAATTATTTTGGGCAGAAGATGCTGAAATCATATCTCCCCCTTAAATTTCTAGAAACAGTTTGGCAACTGCCTGCTCTATCCAGGCTTTTTGGCTGGATTGCTCCAGAGCTTTCTTGATATTGGCGACCGCTTCCTGGCACTTACCCTCCTGCAATTGCTGTTTTGCGATTTCTAACGCCCACCAAGCATGACCATCTCTGGCGCGAGTGGAGAGTTGCTTTGTGGTAGTTCGAGGTAAATAGGTTTCGGCAAGTTTGACCACTTCATGAGAATCCAGAATTTGCTGACCTAATTGCTGGAGTCGATAACTTTCCGATCCGGTATGGGTGCGGAAGGAGGCTAACGGTTGCGGCTCGTACCAGATGGGGTAGCGGATGGCAATACGTTGCCACATCTCCCAATCAAAACACGAATAGGCTTGAGGCGTGAATCCACCCAGAGTTTCGTAAACCTCTCGCTTCACTACAATTGCAGGGAACAGGATCAAACATTGCAGCGAAATTCGTTCAATCCAGTTTGCCAGAACACCAGGAACGCCCCGCTCCAGGTCAGATAATCGATGGTTTTGCCCAACTTCGTCCATCAAACGATAGCGACAAAAGGCTGCGCCAATATCTGGTTTTTGCTCAATTCCATGTTGTAATGCATTATAAAATCCCGGCTCCAGCCAATCATCGTCATGCAACAAATGCACCCACCGTCCCTTGGCTCGCTGAATGCAGAGGTTAAAAATATGAGGATGTCCGATATTTTCAGGGTGCCGATAAAAGCTTACTCGTCCCTGCCCAACTCGATCAACGATCGCCGCCAGGTCTGCCTGGATTGATTCCGGTGCCCCATCATTGACCACTTCAATCTGTATGTTGTCGGCATCAGGAGCCTGTGCCAGCACACTCCGCAACGCCTGCTCTAGATAAAGTACCCTCTTGTAAGCCGTGATCATT
This genomic window from Merismopedia glauca CCAP 1448/3 contains:
- a CDS encoding DUF1919 domain-containing protein, yielding MKLESLSVSTIILLHEEDSFLDDTIYSIKEQSYQPLEIILIDSSIQGHNIELVQDSAGIRYYHQPGCNKAANRNLGINLAQGDVIAFLDTGDRWTHHKLADQVAYLENHPKVEIVQGLIQNVLGTVQYSSQTEHSGSAYGFINPGSLICRRSVFEKVGTFDESLEKGEEIDWFLRAWKKKIVKAKSHQITLLHRQQDSQVFTELISLIQAQFQKTIKKYIDRQKEGIEYSTGDWQDPASLYQYIGNPYEELIINFQPFTIISDDCWGAGPYFDFRTEFHSPFIGIRIEAPCYLELLKDLRGYIESPLVFTNTSKYEGINSWRENNQISFPIARLKDKVELLFMHESDEEICRQKWERRVKRINWDNLFIKFREDGLNFREEYFAEFDRLQYEYKICFTQKDYPEFDWAISALGYFKSLEERTHIYPSTKMYFNVIAWLQKIHGSNVSAYKVQQKAINHLTEDNRSSFFETLHTWFCQIAQAIGTVDRFFSIGGYTVRLSFTSKIMAAQMTQAIAHLDTTPTEHPALTIYLWDNATTQTHLPGLIPDFMRTFQWYEYLDARQNVEPLCSDRFQMHFKLGANIFSALDMQQNQALYWIDDASRIPYEERGSPLQTILSWWTSRQQRQYVYAAAVGTATGGVLLAAPGRSGKSTAALSCLNSPLIYASDDYCLVATDPIPYVYSLYNSAKLKGLKDLEPFPELIPLVSNGDRLHEEKAMIFLNQYFSEKVVSGFPLRAILVPKITGERDTRLSKSTAIAALKALAPSTLFQLSGTGESSFQMMSTLVKQIPCYTLELGTDISQIPQVILEFLARAEHPLPICS
- a CDS encoding FkbM family methyltransferase, which translates into the protein MSKYRERALKLFQKPHFYNETLNDKWIVECIFPGKRDGYFLEVGAANGKEASSCYVLESRLGWTGICVEPNGDFFQQLVKNRPSSICENVCLSDQNEQVIFIEGNGDPASPYLSGIKSNLEQFKPHSEDVIAQGRAVMKQAITLEALLNQHNAPSVIDYAAFDIEGSEFEVLKGFPFSRYQFLALTLECDRSIWEPITHLLTSNGYREVTNPFNPHMKWERYWLHESMS
- a CDS encoding class I SAM-dependent methyltransferase, which gives rise to MHQGNQMSGNSVLFQLFNLQLEAFIDQIKYSTDHTKIHLSIQKAFSTYFCPCCESQVHEWLDWSSSYRKVECPYCKLHPRQRLFWLHLNQHPELLQGRLKILHFAPEFVFRERFSIMPNLEYITADLNDPAVDIRIDITNIPYPDNTFNVILCSHVLEHVPDDRQAMSELWRVLKPGGWAFLQVPIDSSLTETFEDPTITLPSDRLCHYGQEDHVRMYGLDYPDRLEAAGFIVNIEDVHQRLSEAEQLKYGVLAHPEKLYFGLKSINSV
- a CDS encoding glycosyltransferase, with protein sequence MVTLPLVTVILPVYNGEKFLAEAIQNIKEQNYQSLEIIVIDDGSTDKTAEVAAQFHDEIRYVYQSNQGPAAARNQGSKLAQGEVITFLDVDDLWADNMLLDFTDYLITHPDVEIVQGLIQQMQLDEKTTDEDAPVFKPVFQPYQFINLGSALYRKSAFDKVGLFDLTLRDSDDTDWFVRAWEQNITKVVIPKTVLFYRKHDRNITRKQDSGPFSLIKLYKRHIDRVQTQGIQNPSPVISLSNYCGQSPD
- a CDS encoding glycosyltransferase family 2 protein, which translates into the protein MSHLKSLLVSVIIPIYNGEMFLAEAIQSLKRQNYQPLEIIVIDDGSTDKTAEIAAQFHPEIRYVYQSNQGPSAARNHGIKLAEGEVIAFLDVDDLWADDVLLDFTDYLIAHPDVEIVQGLIQQMQREIVNPQENSYTFKPNFQPYQFINLGSALYRKSVFDKVGLFDLALRDNEDTDWFMRAWEQNINKVVIPRVMLFYRKHDGNMTLKQTDLVHFGVIKIYKRHIDRMRSQETPGLSPSMSWYAYLGQSPT